TATTAAACAAACATATTGTTACCCATTTGCCCAGATCGGATTTAATTTACTACTCCTTTGGCATCGTGAGTGACAAGGAATTtatttctttgaaaacaaCGATCTGATGTTTCAATCGCGGAGTGTTTTGTACAAACATCGTTAAACATTATTAATAATTCGACTATTTTCATAACACATTGGTCTTATCATCATCTTCGAAGATTTTAAAGAATAATGATATCCTCGGAACGAATCCCACACCATTCCCGTAGCATATTCTTTTGTCTCCCCCCGTAGATATCGGCCGTTGAGGTTGCTGGaatagtaaaacaataaacgtttttgttttaaaaggCTTAAGATAAAAACATATTCTTTTACTATGTACCTTCTATGACAAGCCGAATACCACCAAGCGCCGTTGTATGTTACAGCACAACTACTCTGCCAAGTATCGTTGTCCGAGTCAAGAGtagaaaatttcattccagCAACACTATCCAAAGAGTCCCCGGCAGTTCCAGAATATCCAGTAATGTTGTTTATAGCGTACAGTTCACTTTCGCCACCGATCTCAAAGCGGCTGTACTTTGCGTATGTCTTATTACCATCAAAGTCTTCGAGCAATATGACGAGTTCGTGTGGCTTAGAGGTCGTCAGCTGATGGATTCGATCAAGACCCAACCAAAACTCGCCTTCAAGTTGGCCGAACCCGTTCTGGTACTCCTTCCAGTTGCGATAAAAGTTCGTTGAGCCATTGAAACGATGTTGGATCACAATCCAGCCTCCGGAATCATATTCTTGATCGCAAAGCACTGTCATCGGCTCCTTGAATGGCTTCTCTGGCTGAATCATATGTAGTCCAGAAGCATTACTTGGCACATATTTGCAGTCGCTATAAACAGGTGTTTTGTCGGGTTTCGCTAAATTGGTTACGATAGTAATCAAGTTGGACGTATTTTCTTTGGATTGTTCCTTTTCTTCAAATATATTTTGCTGCAGAGATTGCATCTTTGCCATAAGTATctcaaacaaaaacccattcTGTGACCAGTTAGAAGATAGTGAACCTTCTTGAACCGAGTTGGTAAACAAAGGAAAAAGCACTAAACTAATTGTTAGAAAAAGTACCGTTTTCAACATGATTATGGTTCATAAGGCACTCAACGACTGATCGTGTAGTGTGTTTGTCGATAGATTTTATATGCTCACATACATAAGAAGCTAACTTACTTTATTACGGCTGAGTCTTTGTGAAAACAAAGCTAAGATGCTACAGTTCTTCGCAACGTTCCGATAAAAGTCCAAAAGTGCTCGCCAAATTGCTTATCGTCACGTCGACGTCTCTCGCTATCAAAGGATTCTCTCTGCTATACTGAGCGTTTAAGCGAACGATGATTCGtttagcagcaaaaaaattcTTGTGGGAAGAATGTGCAAACAATAATGAAACTTGTCTTCATAACTCGTTTCTGTAAAATATGATTTGCGTTACTAATGATAAAGTAAAATTGACAGTAAATAATTGTACAACATATTCAACTTACTTACTTTTCTTACTTGTATTAAGTTCTCACTATTACTAGACTACAAATGCATATTAATctatttatttgaaatatttttggaGTCACATTTCAAATGCTCAAGTAAGTCTAGAAATACTGAGTCTTCGTACATTTTTATTGAACCGCTAAGTGTATGAAGATTAATGAagatttttgaaaataataatgctCTCGAAACATATACACCATTCCTGTAGCACATTCGTTTGTCTCTCCCCGTATAATAGAGTCCGTTGAGATTCTCCTTATCACGCTACGACA
The nucleotide sequence above comes from Anopheles bellator chromosome 1, idAnoBellAS_SP24_06.2, whole genome shotgun sequence. Encoded proteins:
- the LOC131215461 gene encoding ficolin-2-like, with the translated sequence MLKTVLFLTISLVLFPLFTNSVQEGSLSSNWSQNGFLFEILMAKMQSLQQNIFEEKEQPVYSDCKYVPSNASGLHMIQPEKPFKEPMTVLCDQEYDSGGWIVIQHRFNGSTNFYRNWKEYQNGFGQLEGEFWLGLDRIHQLTTSKPHELVILLEDFDGNKTYAKYSRFEIGGESELYAINNITGYSGTAGDSLDSVAGMKFSTLDSDNDTWQSSCAVTYNGAWWYSACHRSNLNGRYLRGETKEYATGMVWDSFRGYHYSLKSSKMMIRPMCYENSRIINNV